A genomic stretch from Candidatus Babeliales bacterium includes:
- the bet gene encoding phage recombination protein Bet: MTQTMTQRSKTSAPLENLDHIRKIAAPTATDDEFKTFMYLCKAYNLDPLKKEIYFIKYGGKSTIITSRDGYLKIANLNENFDGIESDVVYQGDQLVKRENGSLHITYGQEHLTFDKSKLTGAFCSVFRKDRQKATTVFVSIKEYYKKEAPIWQQYTNAMILKVAEAMALKRAFAISGLVTKEEIDDYKENIDHEL; encoded by the coding sequence ATGACACAGACCATGACACAAAGATCCAAAACTTCGGCGCCCCTTGAAAATCTTGACCACATCAGAAAAATAGCAGCACCAACCGCCACCGACGATGAATTCAAAACGTTTATGTACTTGTGCAAGGCCTACAACCTTGACCCGCTCAAAAAAGAAATCTACTTTATAAAATATGGTGGCAAGTCGACCATTATCACCAGCAGAGACGGCTACTTAAAAATAGCCAACCTCAACGAAAACTTTGATGGCATTGAAAGTGATGTGGTGTACCAAGGCGACCAACTAGTCAAACGAGAAAACGGCAGCCTGCACATTACTTACGGCCAAGAACACCTGACGTTTGATAAATCAAAGCTAACCGGCGCTTTTTGTAGCGTCTTTCGCAAAGATCGTCAAAAGGCTACCACCGTTTTTGTTAGCATCAAAGAATATTACAAAAAAGAGGCACCAATCTGGCAACAATATACCAATGCCATGATCCTCAAAGTTGCCGAGGCCATGGCGCTTAAGCGTGCCTTTGCAATCAGCGGCTTGGTAACCAAAGAAGAAATTGACGACTACAAAGAAAACATTGATCACGAGCTATAA
- a CDS encoding DUF2608 domain-containing protein: MKKIIALVLGITVIAMAIQFGPGYYSSPEEPAIFPQIYSINQVQDELAQANSSTFVFFDCDDTLITADDYLPRTFYLPLSLRVLTLLKHPSLLFKNGKGERLYSLMLEQAPRKLVEPEVTNVIKKLHTQGAHVVGITGMETGTYGLIKSTQAWRANMLKDFGVVLCNEFENVTFDTLPTYRNNHPVLYDGLICCNHIPKGTLIGAFLDRFKLKPSTIILFDDTHDELVSLQEECAKRNIRAICYHYKAVSRLYNQKFNVWHSLKQIDHLIEHSAWLPDAA, from the coding sequence ATGAAAAAAATTATAGCCCTCGTACTTGGTATCACAGTCATCGCCATGGCCATACAGTTCGGCCCTGGCTACTATTCATCGCCCGAAGAGCCAGCCATATTTCCGCAAATTTATTCAATCAACCAAGTCCAAGACGAACTTGCACAAGCTAATAGCTCGACATTCGTCTTTTTTGATTGTGACGACACGCTTATTACGGCAGACGACTACCTGCCGCGTACTTTTTACTTGCCGCTTTCGTTAAGAGTGCTCACACTGCTCAAGCACCCAAGCTTGTTGTTTAAAAACGGCAAAGGTGAGCGCTTGTACAGCTTGATGCTCGAACAAGCACCACGCAAACTGGTTGAACCCGAAGTTACCAATGTTATCAAAAAGCTTCACACACAAGGGGCCCACGTTGTTGGCATCACCGGCATGGAAACGGGAACGTATGGCCTGATCAAAAGCACGCAAGCGTGGCGCGCAAACATGCTCAAAGATTTTGGTGTTGTGTTGTGCAACGAATTTGAAAATGTCACATTTGATACCTTACCAACGTACCGCAACAACCATCCGGTCTTGTACGACGGACTTATCTGCTGCAACCACATACCAAAAGGTACACTAATCGGCGCTTTCTTAGATCGCTTTAAACTCAAGCCAAGCACCATCATTTTGTTTGACGACACACACGATGAACTTGTTTCATTGCAGGAAGAGTGCGCTAAGCGCAATATTAGAGCCATATGCTACCATTACAAAGCAGTCTCTCGCCTGTACAACCAAAAATTTAATGTGTGGCACTCGCTCAAACAAATTGACCACTTGATTGAACACAGCGCCTGGCTACCGGACGCTGCTTAA
- a CDS encoding cyclase family protein, translated as MSFPFKIIDLTHSLSATTPSWDGSCGFEQSVALDYADCTTDTKFRVQLITMHAGIGTHIDAPAHCFEGSTTIDMLALEQLIAPCVVIDISEKADQLYRLSIDDIETFEKRHGTINPQSFVIIRTGWEQFWHEPERYRNNHQFPSVSLAAAQLLLKRDVVGLGIDTLGFDRPSDNYVVHATVLGAGKYLVENVANTHRLPPVGSYSMALPIKTVGGTEAPMRLIALIKK; from the coding sequence ATGTCGTTTCCCTTTAAAATAATCGACTTAACACACAGCCTTTCTGCAACAACCCCCTCGTGGGACGGTAGCTGCGGGTTTGAGCAAAGCGTTGCATTGGATTACGCCGACTGCACCACGGATACAAAATTTCGCGTTCAACTCATAACGATGCACGCAGGCATTGGCACGCATATTGACGCACCCGCTCATTGTTTTGAAGGCAGCACAACAATCGATATGTTGGCCCTTGAGCAGTTAATTGCGCCCTGCGTAGTCATAGATATTTCTGAGAAAGCCGATCAACTTTACCGTCTTTCAATTGATGACATTGAAACATTTGAAAAGCGGCACGGCACCATCAACCCTCAGAGTTTTGTTATTATTCGCACCGGCTGGGAGCAATTTTGGCATGAGCCTGAACGCTACCGCAACAACCATCAGTTTCCCAGCGTATCGCTTGCAGCTGCACAATTACTGCTCAAGCGAGATGTGGTAGGACTTGGCATCGATACGCTCGGTTTTGACAGGCCAAGTGATAACTATGTTGTGCACGCTACCGTGCTAGGTGCTGGAAAATATTTGGTAGAAAATGTGGCAAACACGCACCGCCTGCCGCCCGTTGGCAGCTACAGCATGGCGCTGCCAATAAAAACTGTTGGTGGCACTGAAGCGCCAATGCGTTTGATTGCATTAATAAAAAAATAA
- the arfB gene encoding aminoacyl-tRNA hydrolase has protein sequence MSDGLSVKNGIVIPLHELEITSSRAGGPGGQHVNKTSTRITVRWHVPSTTALDDAQKARVMQNLQSRLTVDGDLIVHNSASRSQQQNKEEALLQLAQLVRKALHVPKKRIATKVSKSAKEARLKVKSHKSTIKKMRSKRISED, from the coding sequence ATGAGTGACGGATTATCGGTAAAAAATGGCATCGTTATTCCTTTGCACGAGTTAGAAATTACCAGCAGCAGGGCTGGCGGGCCGGGTGGGCAGCATGTGAATAAAACAAGCACGCGTATAACCGTGCGCTGGCACGTGCCCAGCACCACCGCTTTGGACGATGCGCAAAAAGCACGGGTCATGCAAAATCTGCAATCGCGTTTGACTGTTGATGGCGATTTGATTGTGCACAATAGTGCATCGCGCAGCCAGCAACAAAATAAAGAAGAGGCGTTGTTGCAGTTGGCACAACTGGTGCGCAAGGCGCTACATGTTCCCAAAAAGCGGATAGCAACCAAAGTTTCAAAGTCGGCCAAAGAAGCACGATTAAAAGTAAAGTCGCACAAAAGTACGATTAAAAAAATGCGGAGCAAGAGAATTTCAGAAGATTAG
- the rplS gene encoding 50S ribosomal protein L19, giving the protein MKANHLTKETIVDYGVKNRNFPEFNIGDTIEVAQKVTEGAKTRIQMFQGIVIVQHSNGIASTFTVRKIASNNIGVERIFPYYSENITEITVVKRGRVRRAKLTYLRDRVGRATNVQELILTKDEKAVISARDAAARTAKAESEATEDANVTE; this is encoded by the coding sequence ATGAAAGCAAACCACTTAACTAAAGAAACTATTGTTGATTACGGCGTCAAAAACCGCAACTTTCCTGAATTTAACATTGGTGATACCATCGAAGTTGCTCAAAAGGTAACCGAAGGCGCCAAAACACGTATTCAAATGTTTCAAGGGATTGTTATAGTACAACATAGCAACGGTATTGCTTCAACCTTTACTGTGCGTAAAATTGCTTCTAACAACATTGGCGTTGAGCGTATTTTCCCGTACTATTCAGAAAACATTACTGAAATTACGGTAGTAAAACGTGGTAGAGTGCGTCGTGCTAAACTTACCTACTTGCGTGATCGTGTTGGTAGAGCAACAAACGTTCAAGAATTGATTCTTACCAAAGACGAAAAAGCAGTCATTTCTGCACGTGATGCTGCAGCTCGCACAGCAAAAGCAGAATCAGAAGCAACAGAAGACGCTAACGTAACCGAGTAA